From a single Candidatus Zixiibacteriota bacterium genomic region:
- a CDS encoding DNA-3-methyladenine glycosylase, with translation MALKLRRSFYEQPTIEVARQLLGKYLVRRHPEGTTVGRIVETEAYCGPQDKACHASRGRTPRTEVMFGPAGHAYVYFIYGFHHMLNVVTERTGFPAAVLIRAVEPVEGIALMQRRRKTGVIRELASGPGKLCDAFAIDRSLNGADLCAGELYIQDAGESPPAVVARPRIGVDYAGEWKHKPWRFLVCGSEFVSKA, from the coding sequence TTGGCCTTGAAGCTCCGTCGCTCGTTCTACGAACAGCCTACGATCGAAGTCGCCCGGCAGTTGCTCGGAAAGTATCTGGTCCGCCGGCACCCCGAGGGGACCACGGTCGGCAGGATCGTCGAGACCGAAGCCTACTGCGGCCCGCAGGACAAGGCCTGCCACGCCTCGCGCGGCCGCACGCCGCGCACCGAGGTCATGTTCGGTCCCGCAGGTCACGCGTACGTCTACTTCATTTACGGCTTTCACCATATGCTCAACGTGGTGACGGAAAGAACCGGCTTTCCCGCGGCCGTGCTGATCCGCGCGGTCGAGCCCGTCGAAGGGATCGCCCTGATGCAGCGGCGGAGGAAAACCGGCGTCATCCGCGAGCTGGCGAGCGGCCCGGGCAAGCTCTGCGACGCTTTCGCCATCGATCGATCCCTGAACGGAGCCGACCTCTGCGCCGGCGAGCTTTACATCCAGGACGCCGGAGAGAGCCCTCCTGCCGTCGTCGCCCGGCCGCGGATCGGCGTCGACTACGCCGGCGAGTGGAAGCACAAGCCCTGGCGTTTCCTGGTCTGCGGAAGCGAGTTTGTTTCGAAAGCTTGA
- a CDS encoding N-formylglutamate amidohydrolase, protein MFRKLERSFRERPIRPGRPGRAKPLALAGPAALWLALVAASARAEVGHLLAVETGMLPVILSAPHGGDLPLPDVVLRRGIGVADFAAARDAGTGEIAERVAFHLERKLGARPFLIVARFHRKYLDVNRPRDGAYESAAAGRYYDEYHGALARMVRTVGQSWGRGVLLDIHGQAAEKRTIFRGTLDGKTVRGLLERFGRAALSGPASIFGHLETLGYRVSPPGGSPALERRYRGGFIVQTYGSHRRDGIDAFQLELGSALRIRSVLERTATDLAEAIAAFAKEFLPLAGLREEIRPFAQP, encoded by the coding sequence TTGTTTCGAAAGCTTGAAAGGTCCTTCCGCGAGCGCCCGATCCGCCCTGGGCGTCCGGGCCGCGCGAAACCGCTCGCCCTGGCCGGGCCCGCGGCGCTATGGCTCGCGCTGGTTGCGGCCAGCGCCCGTGCAGAGGTCGGACATCTCCTGGCCGTCGAGACGGGAATGCTGCCGGTGATTCTTTCCGCTCCGCACGGAGGCGATCTTCCCCTCCCCGACGTCGTCCTGCGCAGGGGGATCGGAGTCGCCGACTTCGCCGCTGCCCGGGACGCCGGCACAGGCGAGATTGCCGAGCGCGTGGCTTTTCACCTGGAGCGAAAGCTCGGCGCGAGGCCTTTCCTGATCGTCGCCCGCTTCCACAGGAAGTATCTCGACGTGAACCGTCCCCGCGACGGGGCCTACGAATCGGCAGCGGCCGGGCGCTACTACGACGAGTACCACGGCGCTCTGGCGCGCATGGTCCGAACCGTCGGACAAAGCTGGGGACGCGGGGTCCTGCTTGACATCCACGGGCAGGCTGCGGAGAAACGAACGATCTTCCGCGGCACTCTCGACGGAAAAACGGTCAGGGGGCTGCTCGAGCGCTTCGGCCGGGCGGCGCTCTCGGGGCCGGCGAGCATCTTCGGGCACCTGGAGACGCTGGGCTACCGGGTCTCGCCTCCCGGCGGTTCTCCCGCGCTCGAACGGCGATACCGCGGCGGCTTCATCGTGCAAACCTACGGCAGCCATCGCCGCGACGGCATCGATGCCTTCCAGCTCGAGCTGGGCTCTGCTCTGCGGATCCGAAGCGTTCTCGAGCGGACGGCAACCGACCTGGCGGAGGCGATCGCCGCTTTCGCCAAGGAGTTCCTGCCTTTGGCTGGCTTGCGGGAGGAGATCCGACCCTTCGCCCAGCCGTAG